The Bacteroidota bacterium genome includes a region encoding these proteins:
- a CDS encoding DUF1905 domain-containing protein, with product MKSLVDKKYLLERFQGKGGWTYARIDEIPQDKRAHFGWVKVRGTIDGFEIRKYHLMPMGDGRLFLPVRAEIRKKIGKKEGDWVHVILFPDNEPLEIPEEMLLCLEDEPKALKFFNRLSDSEQKFYIQWVYSAKKEETKIDRLAKTINRLTKGLKMYDKEDL from the coding sequence ATGAAATCCTTAGTAGACAAAAAATATCTTCTGGAACGTTTCCAGGGAAAGGGAGGATGGACCTATGCACGTATAGACGAGATACCACAAGATAAAAGAGCACATTTTGGCTGGGTAAAAGTAAGGGGAACCATTGATGGATTCGAGATCAGAAAATACCATCTAATGCCCATGGGTGATGGAAGATTATTTTTACCGGTTAGAGCAGAGATCCGCAAAAAGATCGGTAAAAAAGAAGGCGACTGGGTGCATGTAATTTTATTTCCCGATAACGAACCCCTCGAAATTCCGGAGGAGATGTTGTTATGTTTGGAAGATGAACCCAAAGCACTTAAATTCTTTAACCGGCTTTCTGATAGCGAACAAAAATTCTATATTCAGTGGGTATATTCCGCGAAAAAGGAAGAAACTAAAATCGACCGACTGGCGAAAACTATTAATAGGTTGACGAAAGGGTTAAAAATGTATGATAAGGAGGATTTATAA
- a CDS encoding sterol desaturase family protein — MQIIDLLEASGLSLLFLILVFAPMEKVFPAKLKQKFFRKEWTMDLFFFLGQYVLWGGLVIWVLSYFSFWLNGIVPTNFRNAVSAQPWWLQLIEVIVLSDFIIYWGHRLQHKVNFLWRFHKVHHSSVHLDWLAAHREHPLDSIYTVGLINLPAFLLGFPLETIAGLIAFRGIWAIYIHSNVRLPIGKLRILIGAPELHHWHHDLDRKAGNYANISPLMDVIFGTYFCPDHEPEAFGIKEEFPKNYVGQIVYPLLPETITNKINSYSKSDQNNLQDEKNTSTENNLIPEQQA, encoded by the coding sequence ATGCAAATAATTGACCTTCTAGAAGCAAGTGGATTAAGTTTATTATTTCTGATCCTGGTTTTTGCACCTATGGAAAAAGTATTTCCCGCAAAACTGAAACAGAAATTTTTCAGAAAAGAATGGACCATGGATCTGTTTTTCTTTTTAGGGCAATATGTGTTGTGGGGAGGTTTGGTTATTTGGGTTTTGAGTTATTTCAGTTTTTGGTTAAATGGTATTGTTCCCACCAATTTCAGAAATGCGGTATCTGCCCAACCTTGGTGGCTTCAATTAATAGAAGTTATTGTATTAAGTGATTTTATTATTTATTGGGGACATAGATTACAACATAAAGTAAATTTTTTATGGCGATTTCATAAAGTGCATCATAGTTCCGTTCACCTCGATTGGTTAGCTGCACATCGCGAACATCCGCTCGATTCCATTTATACAGTTGGATTAATCAATCTCCCTGCATTTCTTTTGGGATTTCCTTTAGAAACAATTGCAGGATTAATTGCCTTCCGCGGAATCTGGGCAATATATATTCACTCTAATGTGCGATTACCCATTGGCAAACTGCGTATACTTATCGGAGCACCCGAACTGCACCACTGGCACCACGATCTCGATCGCAAAGCGGGAAACTATGCAAATATTTCTCCCTTAATGGATGTCATTTTCGGAACTTATTTTTGTCCCGATCATGAACCCGAAGCATTCGGAATTAAAGAAGAATTTCCGAAAAATTATGTCGGCCAAATTGTTTATCCCTTGCTTCCGGAAACGATCACGAATAAAATAAATAGTTATTCAAAATCAGATCAAAATAACTTGCAAGATGAAAAAAATACATCCACTGAAAATAATTTGATACCAGAACAACAAGCTTGA